TACCGGTCCCGTTGGTACTCGAACCGGCTGCTGCACTAATGCTATGCGATGAGTTTGATTGATCGAGATCGAGTACGATGTAATTCACCTTGCGCTGACTCGCTGCCGTTGCCGTCGGTGTGCACGGTTCCGAGTGGTCCAATGGTAGATCGACATTGCTGAAAATATCCGGCTTTGAGCAACGGCCACGCAGTGAAACTGCTTTTAGTTCGGCTAATTCAAGGTTTTCGTAGAATCGGTTGGGATCCATCGAGAATTGACTTCCCGGACAGCCTCCGACACTGTTGAGACGCTGGAACTGAGCAAACATGTTACCGGTAACAATGTTTTGCGGTATCAAAGGCATCCCTGCAGCACCGACAGCCGTCATGGAGGTCGGAGTGCGCACGTTTTGATACTGACACTCGTCGAACGAACCGGTGCTATTATGGCCACCATTGGTGCTATTGTTATTGGCGATGTTTGAAATCGAAATGAGACTAGAATTACTTTTGCTACCGAAGGTGGCCGGCTTTTTTGCCTTACCACACCCGGTGGTAAGACCAGTACCACCGGAGCCAATATCCGAACCTATATTTACATTCATGTACAATCGTGCAGGATCAATGGCGTCCGGTGTGGAAGGCTGCTGTTGATCGTATTCTACACTGCCGCAGATGAGCGTGTCGGTGGGGCCGGATGATCCTACGCCCGGGGTGATGTCTGATGTGATAGAGGAGGTAAGCAGCATCGACGCGCCTGGGGCAGGCTCAAGTGGAGGTACATCCATCGAGGTTCGAACCAAACCACCGACGAGCGGTGTCACGATCGGAGCCACAACCGGATGATGAACGTGGTGCTGATGCAATAAcagctgatgatgctgatggtgaagGGAGGCCAACGTCGAGTCTTTCATGGGGAACTCTTGATAGACGTTACTAACGCCCTGATGTACGTTACCACTTGTGTGCGATGCTGGCAGCGGATTTAGCGTAGTTACTTCCAGTATGTTTGTCATACTGTTCGGCGAACCTGGTGATGTTATGTCGGGACTGATCGGTCCGCTGCTGACAGAACTTAACCGTAGCCCTTGCTGAAATCGGGTCGTAATAGTATGCGGTTGGCCGGTTCCCGACGCATTCGACCGATTGGGCGTTGGTTCGAGATAATTGCCCTCCATGGGCAGTGTATCCGTGCTGCGGCTTTGGTTTGAGTTAGAATGTATCGTCCCATTCGGGCTGAGCGATTGACTCGTTGCCATCCCGGTTCGATTCATCATGAACGTACACTGCATCTGCTGACCTTGTCCTCCACCACTGCCGCTGCTTCGTGTAGCAGTGTTATTTTGCGAAACACTTCGAGCCGCAACTGACGGCCCATTCGAAGCTACAGGTATAGGATAGGGATCGTTCGGGTTTGTATTTTCGTCGCTGTAAATGCGCCCTTGAATGTAGGCCTGCACAGTGTAGAAGAGGGCTTCGGCTCGTCGACATCGGAAGGCATAAATGCCTTCACCAGTAGTACACCGGCGCCCGGCTTCGAAGCTAAACTGATCAACATTGTAACCATAGCGACGAAGGCATTTCAACGGCCACTTTGTTGGTTCCTTACCCTTCCGGTAGAGCGTTAGCTCTACGCGGGTCACTTCCAACTTGCCGCTCCACAGCTCTGTCCCATCATTGTCGATGTTAATGACGTGAAAGATGTTCGAGTGTACGTCCTTGATGTCCTTCTTCGAATTGATGCAACCCATGTCCTAGTCTCCGGGTTTTGACTATCGCGAATGAGGCTCGCTGTTTGGAGCTCCTTCAGTGTTTAAGCCTACAGGAGAACCATCGATACGTACAATGCTATATTTTTGCACTAAGCACACATGCACGCAGTCAGACGACAAAAAGACACCTGCAACGGCGAGAAAAGAGATTAGCTATTTGTGCTATAATTCGACAATTAAGATTGTCACGCAAAAGACCCACCCCTCCTGCAACCGTAGACGCGATGACAGTGGGAAGAGACTAGAAAAAAGTTGCTGTACACTAGTAGCCACTGCCATTAGCGCGTTTCGGAAGTATGCTGCATAGCTGCGATCTTGTTAGCTGATTCCGTACTGTAGAAAGGGCGATCGGTCGAAATTCGCAGTTCTTCTTTCATTACTACCGTCTGCCCCCCTGTTTAGGTAAAACTTTTCCGCTCAGTAGTGGGAAGGGCAGCTTTATCAAACTTTGGAGGCAAATATACGCCAGCACATATGCACACACAATTTTTTCAACGGGTAAACCGCACACGACACCATTGCAGTTTCTCCGATAGTTAGAAGCAGCTTAGCattcaaaaaggaaaaaaaaagttctctGGCGAAATTTGCACGAAAACAAAGGTTTGAGGAAACGTATTTCTGCTATTGTTGTTTCGTAGCAAAGTCAGTAGAAGATGATATGCACAAAGGCTTGCCTTGCGGGCATCTCGTATGACATTGATCACTTCGAAAATAGAGACCAttttatgttaaatatttaaaaatgaaatgaagatTAATTGAAATCGTGTGTTTTACAAAGAATAATGTGATAATGTTTTCTAGGGACAATCATGTAGAATACGATTCTTAcggaaacatttaaaattggGCACAattggaaacaatttaaaattaaatttaaattttaaaatttaaatgttaaactcaatttaaattaatcaaatcattAACCAAATGATTTTGATTTATAATCAAAGTGTGTAAATGAATAACTGTCGTTCTGACTATGTgtccaaaataaataaacaattgaatAAAGTTTGCATCCAATAGGCCTACATGCTGGCAGCACTGCGGAATTTCCACCAAAAGATAAATATGCGCATTGGGTACcagcgaaagaaaagaaacataccCACGGAGCAATTCTGAAGTTGGCACGAAGCGAAACATTTGCCGTTTCTGGGCCGGATAGTCGGTCGGATAGCAGGATTGTCTGACCCATCGAGGAAGTGTGAAAAGAAGGAGGAAAGGGCGTGTTCCTGGCTCTCATTCTCTCGCGACTGCGGTGATGGCAGCGGGCTCACACAACGGTTGCACTTTCACCACAGCTGTTTTTGGATGTGAATAGTTACACGCTGTACAACATGTTTTATACTACTTGATGCTCATTTTTAGTGCATCAATTgaggttttatttcatttgtcgTAATCGTAATacacaaataaaattgattaccCATAGACACACATACTTTTCACTGCTCTTTTTACTGCTCTTCTAAGTGACTGCTTGGATGCCATAAGGGATGCTCCTTGCCttgagagaaaataaaaaagaggtGCTTAATTTAGACGTCCTGGTAATAGCAACTTTTAGCAACACTTTCCTATTTAAGCACTTTGAATATAGCAACACACTATACAAACCTTGCAACTGTTAACATTTGAACAGACATTATAAATAAACGTTGCTTAATtgattatatttgttttctttccattttaaacaGACATCCTAGGTTAATCTAGAATAATTCACACACGCACTTCTCCTCGAATCCGCCTTTTACAACTGCGAAATCTCAGAAGAGCGAGAAAGTACAAGAAGCAGTACAATGTACGAACGGGATGGGCATACTATCTTACCAATAGTCGCCCAGTATGTAAAGTCAGCCGGCGTGAAactgtaaaaattgttccttggggAGTAaagctgtcaaataatcgGATTGTTTTTCcgccgtgttttgttttttctcgcGAACATTCGGACGATAATACGGCTTTCGTGAttgaaagggaaagcaaaaattACAAGTGCAAGGCGgaaaatccatttttcatttgtgATTCAATTCAGATTGTGTGGAATACACCGTGTAGGTAGATAATCGAAGCAGAGGTAAACATGACCGACCCTCGACCAGACGGGGTGGATCAGTGCGAACCGGGAGCATGCGAGGAAAGTTCACTGATAACGACTGATTCATTCGAAGAATTTTCCCATGAGATAAACAGTCTTCCGGCGGTTCAGGAAAATGTAAACCAGCAGCATTTGGGAGGCAACGCTGACGAATCGACCATTTCCGACGATAAGGTATGCGAGGATGATCGTGAAAGTTTGTCGAATGATGGCAATATAACGAGGGTGCAGGATGGTGTAAACACAGACCATCCGGTTGATGGTGCGATGAGTAAATCGAGTTCGTTTAGCAGTGCAAAAAGCAGAGAATTCGATGCTTCTACCACAAGTCTGGCTGAAACAACGGAACCAAGTAGCGGTGGAAATGTAATGCTAGGGACAGAGCAGGAAACGGGTGACTATCTACATGATACCGAGTTCCTGAATCGCAAGCGgcatgttttcattttaagcACGGCTGGGAAACCAATCTACTCGATGCATGGCAATGAGGACAAATTGGCCACCTTGTTTGGGGTGATGCAGGCGCTAGTAAGCTTTATCCAAAGTGGCAACGACACGATCAAGTCGATTCATGCCGCCGGAGtgaagtttgtgtttttggtcaAGTCACCTCTTATATTGGTTGCGGTTTCGAGAACATCGCATAGTGTGCAACAGATACAGTTACAACTGACGTAAGGTTACACGAAAGCGGTCACAATGTAAAGAATTACTTAATTTATAactgtacttttttttctaccttccAGTGACGTGTACAACCAAATTCTTTCCACGCTTACGCTTAGTCAAATGATCAAAACGTTCGAAAGGCGAAAAAACTTTGATCTTCGTCGCTTGCTAGCGGGCAGTGAACGGTTGATCGATCATCTGTTGGTTAGTGACAAGTGCGATCGGAAGCTGGTATCGAACAATCCGTTTAGCTTTATGACACACTCGGTGCGCATCTTGCCATTGCAACCGTCCGTGCGAGAAACGGTCGTTTCCGCCATACAGAGCAACTGTGGCAAGATTAAGAACCTGGTGTTTGCAGTATTAATTGCCAACAACAAGTTGATTGCGCTCGTGCGCATGAAGAAGTATTTCATCCATCCGGCCGATTTACGACTCATTTTTAATCTGATCGAATGTTCCGAGAGCTTCAAGTCGGCAGAAAGTTGGACACCACTGTGTTTGCCAAAGTTTGATTCGAGCGGGTTTCTGCATGCGCATGTATCATACCTTGCCGAAGACTGCCAAGCCTGTTTATTGCTACTATCGATCGAGCGGGATGTTTTCTATACACTGTCCGAAGCCAAACGAAAGATCACTGAGGTGAGTAGGGAATTTCTCTTATCgttttgtgctttgttgtTAATAATATTCTGTTGGTGCATATTTCTCTCCATTCAGAAATTACGTCGAAGTAACTGTCTCGAAGCAATCAACGATGCGATCAATAACAAAGGAATTAAGTTGTTGAACATTGGCATTCCGGAGATACGCCACTTTCTGTACAAAAGCAAATCTAACGCCCAGCTGCTCTGCTCGGAACTTACGGTACCGTATTCCAGCGGCGAACAATTTAAGCGTCTGGAGGGGATGTACTTTCAGCTGCATCATCGCATACATAATTCCGGTCGGCCAGTAAAGCTGATCTACCAgatgaaggaaaaggaagtgCTGCTTGCATGGGTAAGTATTTCCAACTTTGTCCAGCGTGATAGTTGTATTTTGAATACACAAGTTAAAGCGTTTTCTCTCTTGTATGGTTACCAGGTGACGCAAGCGTACGAATTGTTTGTAACGTTTGAACCGACGGTTGAGAAGAACGAAGTGATCAGTCTTGTAAATAAGCTGCTCAAGTGGATCAAGAAGGAGGAAAACAGTCTGTTTATCCTATCTGCCCCAACGTTCTAGGAGTCACTGTCTCTGTCGCCGCTGCTgcagttcttttcgttctcACAAGCAAGCTGGCCGGCAGAGATGGCGTCCTGCACGCAGGAGTAAAATGTTCCCTTCGTTATTTATATGCCTTGCTCTTATACCATTGTGTACGATTTCAAAGTGACTGTGGATGATGCTTGGTGTGCAATATTTTCTCTCCAGCgaggagaagaagaaagtgCGCAACTGTAGGTGATATATTAAAGTATAATGTGAAAAGTGtagaaagaaagggaaaacatgCATAGTACGGGAAGGGTAGAATTCGAAATCATTAACAGagcaattaaattgaaaactatTTTGTATATATTTATTCATAAACTAAGCTAACATATGTATAACATCTTGGCAGCCGGCTTCGGTGCTGGACCGACGATGAGTGTTGGTACGTTAATAatcaatttatgtttattgtgCCTACGATTGGTGACGTTGTTTAATTGTTCAACAAGTTAAGCTAAACTAAATCAGTCGGAGTAAAATAATTCCACCATCCCCCACAGAAGTCTGTCAATGACCGGAGAGGACTAATaccaaaatgcaaaaaagacGAATCCAACTTAGAATAACGAAACGCAAGCGAAACGTAACGAAATACTCTGCAAGAGAAACCAAACGTTAGTATTTTCGACTGTTCTTTGTAAGGTCATAGAAGTGAAAtataaaagacaaaacaatatgaaataaaatggatACTAATTATCGGACGATACGTGAATACCAGAGCTCCTGTCAAAGTTTGCTTGGAAAAAATAGAGGTTTTGAGTGATTGAATAGACCTCAATCTTTAGGAATCGAGGAACGATCAATGAAATTGGGACAAGGAATTCATCTTTACCCACCAAAGGATCCATACGATCACGGatccaaaataatgtattATTCGCAGCGACTGATCGAACGGTTGATGGTAAAGGCGGCCGTCTACGACTTCGTCGTACAATGCGACCCCGAAAAAATGCGACCCCTGTGTGTTTGAAAAAAGGTCCTCAGGGAACTCGAAAGTACTTGGATTTATAAATAACCACTGATTGTTGGATCTTCATCTGCAACGATTAAGCAGCGTATTCCAGCGATATTGCTGTGTATAAAAGAGCCTGCATTAGCTACGATATTGCTGCGTAAATGTAGCGCTAATTCAGCGCTGTTGTAGCTCTAATGCAGCGTTAATgcagcgtttttgtttttacgttAATAGAGTGTTTTGCAGTGCTAATGAAGCGTATTGCATAGCTGAAAAAGTGTATTGCAACGCTATTGTAGCGCTAAAGCAGGTTAGCACTGCTGCTCTAATGCAACGTATTACAGCGTTAAACCAGTGTATTACAGCGCCATCTTAGGGCCTTGTTTTGCGTCTCCAATGACTTTGATTCGATTAGCTCTGATTACATGTTTCGCCTCTGATTACACGCCCTTATTTAATTTGACTATTGATCGCATGTACTGAGTCAAAAGACATCCTAGTCCCGATACGATCTATTTCCGAATTATGAGAAATGCTGTGTGCCAGGGTCCCTATGATCTTGAGCCAGTGTTATGCGTACAACCTGTTCAGCGTACAATATGGTGTTCTTCAACAGCGCAGAAGTTGGAACGAAGACAAAGCAGAGCCATAAGTCATATATGTCTACCATACAAACCAAGTGTCACAGCGCAGCGCCCGTGGAAAATCTTCTCAGAAGATCCACGATCACTGCGGTAGAATCCACGAGACGCGTACAGGGTTTCGTCAGTCTCTATGAAAGTTTCCACCttgggaaaaaacaaaaaaaaacagaactctGTTTCGGATAATACACACCaagcaaataaatcaaatcttCGTTGGAAATTaactgtttttgctttcatacATTGATCATTTCTTATGGTCGGGAATTTGTCGCtttatttcgcttttgttgtatgttttttttctgttttgtcttGATTTACTAGCactatgttttcttttttcgcaatacacattttgtttttattatcagTTTTGTCATGTTCTATTTTCTTCTACACACCTGCCCATACGGGTCTAGTGGCTCTTTTACGAGGTTCTTTCGTTTGCTGTAAATCGCTTTAAATATTGATGTTCATTACATTGCTGCCCTGCCCTATAATGGGGTGGGCTTGTTGTGTACGTgtggggatttttgtttcgggAAATGATTTGGGGGTTTTGTAGCGTTTCGGTAAAGACGGTGTACGACGCGTCTCAGAAATGCATTAAGGTGGGAGTACTGGTCGAAAGTAAACTGTAGATGATTAGCAGTCACTCGTATCATGCTTTCTTGGTGAAgtaatatgtttaaaaaaggGTAAACGTTATAATAATGCTCAaattttttcctttctacACTATTCTTATTCATCCAatatttgtaaattatttattttgtcctATAAGATACTCTAAAtgggaaacaaatgtttaatatgTTCAAGCTGTTAAAAATCTATTGTAGAACTGAGCTGAAATATTAAAAGTTTGTccatttgaaattttataacaaaacagTGATCTGCACATGGTTGTAAAGTTAAAAAGAAATTCCACTAACCTGTAAACCTTCAACCAGCGATAATTGAGTATCTTTAAAACTGCAATGCAATACTATCGGAGGTGATACTGTAACCTGTCGCATATAAGTACACGTGGTAAACGGgaattgtttttcgtttttgagTGTTGACGTTATCTACTTATAAGGGGTAATTCCTCCTATTTGCCTTCGGTAAGAACTAGTAGATACAGTAAATTGTTAGGTGGATAGTTTCATTTCGTCATATTTGTGCTTCTTCAACATTGTAAGACGTCTTTTAGCATTCCATACACTATGCTGTTGTGTGGCATTTAGCTATATCTGTTTGTTACTTTGTTGAATCATTTTGTCTAATCGTCACCGCTTGCACTGCTGCCAACACATGCAAATGCTACGGCTTCGTTCAATTTACTAGCAAAAACTTGTCTGCAGTCCGTTTCCTCTTTTTAGACACaatgttaaacatttcataATACTTCTTATAATGACAGTTATAGTAGCGTTAGGATTCCACTTAACGATAGTAAGATATATTCCGTGTGAGTAAACGAACTAATCGTATCTGTCCCGTTACGTATATAGTACCGCTATATACCTTTCCGTCTCTAATCGACTGTTGATCGATGGCCGCGCCCGGAACGTGTGTGTCGCCCATTTCAAACCGACCAGTCATGGCAGGACGAATTCGCTTCGGGCTTCCCATCACAACCGACCGCAAGGCGCATCAAAAGGTCATCTTTCGGAGTTGGCGTTTGGTTACACATTTCTTCGCATTGCCCCAAAACCAATCTCCCACCTGTTACGGGAGTAGAGACGGTTCGGGCGAAGAAATTCGAAtcgtgaaacaaaaatcaaaattggcaaatgttttggtaaataaaaaacgcaacaaacgttagtcattttttctcttccttttctaGAGAACGAAgcaatgattattttttacatcTGATCTGACAATATGCCCTAAATTGGTATGTAATGTAATGATCTtgcgttcgtttgttgttggcCACTCGTCGGGGCGCTTGCTTCACCTTCGCTGACATCTTGCTTCACCTCGAACACTAGGAATTGGGCTGTCGTTAGTATTTAGCAAATTACTAGTGTAAATTTTTACTATACTGGCAGCCTTAAATGCTTTGGCGCATTTTACGTTGGATTTCTTCGCGCGCATTGTTTTGGTTCAGAGCGAGGCCCTTACCGACATTCAAAAGTGGCAATGTTGCGCGAAACGTGTTCGTGTAGTTgtaagttgttgttttggattATCTATTTGATTAAGCTCATGATAAGGGATGCTGTAATACggtatatttgttttttttttgataatgatCATTAATATTTGCTTAACTTCTATTATGTTACAAATACGTCAACGGTTTTTTTGGGACTTGGCAGACGCGGGCCGGGCCACCTTGCACATGCATCCATCTAAGACATATTCAATAGAATGGCATTGTCTtggtttgtattttctttgctCTACGTAATTCTACTTATGTACTTTGGTTTTTTTACTTCGTCTCCTCCTTTCACTTACACTCTAATTCATTCGCTTTGCGGTATCCATTGACCCCCTTTTTATGAGTAATGTTTCTTTATGTGTCATCTCAACCATCTAACATGACCCTGGGACCATCTCCTCCAACACGATTGATAGCCGAATGTAGGCAACAACCAACAACCTCAGCTTTGAACAATGCGGATCGCGTACATTTTCGCCGATATTTAAATTAGCCTTTCCTGCCTGGCGCATCTGTAACTCGTGTCCCATGGCCACGGTATCAGATGAtccattaaaattgtttagtGTGTAGTTTGTATATATGTTTCGGGCCTGCTTTTTTATATATACATACTTTGCTGtacggtttcgtttttttggtgTGGAAGGAGGGGGAATGGTGGGTTTTAAAGGGTTTTTTAAAACTATTGCTAGCTGTGTTGGGGAAAATAGTCCAACTCAATTGTAACGAGCTGATAATAATTGTGTGATAATCTCCATGGGTTtccttttattatttgctcTGTTCACACATGCTTGTACTTGTTCCCAGTTGATATTGTGCGCACAAAGCTGGTACGCATTTGCGTACCAGTAGTTTGAAGGTAATTATTGGGAAAACGAATGGAAATTATATCATTTTGTGCTTCGTAATTCGTTTCACTGTAGATTTTAAAAATCTGATTTTTGGATACACAGCTTTCGACGAAATGCATAATAGGAAAATAATGTTCTTCGTAATGGTTGGAGTGGACTAGGCTTAGTGCGGTTTGCACCACCAATTATGCAACCTATGCAAGAGCATCCAAATACGATTAACTTAAGgaataacataaaataagCACCTTTATAATGTCAAAAACAAGAGCCCGAATATTCTGAATCCGTTTTCGGGTTTGTCgattgtttaatgtgtttttttcttttgacgCTCTCAGCAACGCTAAAAGTAACATTGTGTAATATCGAGTTTGATAAAAGGAAACCATTCCAGTTGCTGTTTGCTACAATCAGCATCGTACTTTGGCACGTCCTGTCTAACCGGCCAGCTACCAAGTCAGCAAAGAGCACCGCAATGAGTACGGGAACATATGCGCGCGGAAACTGCCTACGATTTTGAATTTGAAGCTGAGATTCACTATCCGCTCGTTAAAGGATACACCCGCAAACGACAACTGGCACTGCATCCGACCATTTTCCGATATTTGCGACAGAGTGCAGCAAGCAATAGTGAAAGCCGTTGGGTTATAATGGCGAGAAGAAGCAGATAAGCGGGTGTGCTTTACCGTTCGTTGGGTCGGTTATAGCCGGTCGATTATTCAAAAATTGTACTCCTTGTAGCGCGAACGGCCGCCCGACTGTTGCGGTTGCGCCCCAGTCGACGATGGCTATTTGGAGATGGAAATGCCGGAAATCTCGCCAGTTCCGGTACCGGTGTCGGTCGGGCCCTCGACACTGCACACGCTATCCTCGGGCGTACGGGACGGTTCGGCCTCGGTCACCTCCACCTCGCTCACCGCTGGACGATTGTTGCGGTGCTTAGCGCTCAGTGCCTGTGGAATATTGGAGTTTTGTGGAGAACCGGTATCGTAGGGTGGATGGGTTTTGAAAGgtgagaagaaagaaaaaccagaCAGTTGTGAAGCTCGAGCCTTTTGCAAAATTAGCTTTTTGAAATTGTCTTTCGACCTAGCGGATCGTAAACGGAAGCACCTGAAACGTTGCCATTATAACATGAAGTTATTTTGCTCCGTTCATTACTGTTGGAACGTTTTTAATTGTTGTTAAGCGTGCTAA
This Anopheles marshallii chromosome 3, idAnoMarsDA_429_01, whole genome shotgun sequence DNA region includes the following protein-coding sequences:
- the LOC128713960 gene encoding homeobox protein 5 yields the protein MGCINSKKDIKDVHSNIFHVINIDNDGTELWSGKLEVTRVELTLYRKGKEPTKWPLKCLRRYGYNVDQFSFEAGRRCTTGEGIYAFRCRRAEALFYTVQAYIQGRIYSDENTNPNDPYPIPVASNGPSVAARSVSQNNTATRSSGSGGGQGQQMQCTFMMNRTGMATSQSLSPNGTIHSNSNQSRSTDTLPMEGNYLEPTPNRSNASGTGQPHTITTRFQQGLRLSSVSSGPISPDITSPGSPNSMTNILEVTTLNPLPASHTSGNVHQGVSNVYQEFPMKDSTLASLHHQHHQLLLHQHHVHHPVVAPIVTPLVGGLVRTSMDVPPLEPAPGASMLLTSSITSDITPGVGSSGPTDTLICGSVEYDQQQPSTPDAIDPARLYMNVNIGSDIGSGGTGLTTGCGKAKKPATFGSKSNSSLISISNIANNNSTNGGHNSTGSFDECQYQNVRTPTSMTAVGAAGMPLIPQNIVTGNMFAQFQRLNSVGGCPGSQFSMDPNRFYENLELAELKAVSLRGRCSKPDIFSNVDLPLDHSEPCTPTATAASQRKVNYIVLDLDQSNSSHSISAAAGSSTNGTGILSPTGTVPGGVTNGNTIPSSTTNNTNSFNNNNNNNNNNSTAINLNSVVSGGMCNSTSGMAIGSIGTGTDHRSSTVSGVSVSCSTGLCGVMPANSCGGNVPPTSLGLLPPESPKKASLGYATIDFNKTVALSNSTTPSSELDSEGSRKTRHNSTVTPLARQSNSVSD
- the LOC128713594 gene encoding vacuolar fusion protein MON1 homolog A, which translates into the protein MTDPRPDGVDQCEPGACEESSLITTDSFEEFSHEINSLPAVQENVNQQHLGGNADESTISDDKVCEDDRESLSNDGNITRVQDGVNTDHPVDGAMSKSSSFSSAKSREFDASTTSLAETTEPSSGGNVMLGTEQETGDYLHDTEFLNRKRHVFILSTAGKPIYSMHGNEDKLATLFGVMQALVSFIQSGNDTIKSIHAAGVKFVFLVKSPLILVAVSRTSHSVQQIQLQLTDVYNQILSTLTLSQMIKTFERRKNFDLRRLLAGSERLIDHLLVSDKCDRKLVSNNPFSFMTHSVRILPLQPSVRETVVSAIQSNCGKIKNLVFAVLIANNKLIALVRMKKYFIHPADLRLIFNLIECSESFKSAESWTPLCLPKFDSSGFLHAHVSYLAEDCQACLLLLSIERDVFYTLSEAKRKITEKLRRSNCLEAINDAINNKGIKLLNIGIPEIRHFLYKSKSNAQLLCSELTVPYSSGEQFKRLEGMYFQLHHRIHNSGRPVKLIYQMKEKEVLLAWVTQAYELFVTFEPTVEKNEVISLVNKLLKWIKKEENSLFILSAPTF